A genomic window from Sphingobacterium sp. BN32 includes:
- a CDS encoding isopenicillin N synthase family oxygenase: MALVNIPRLDLTHYTAGTAEQRAQFVQDLGKAFNETGFVTIANHGLSDELIDSLYDSVKKFFGQPEEIKRKYEFPELAGQRGYTSKGREKAKDSTTPDLKEFWQRGQTIVGEEYSKADFPDNPEVVELPEFNAATSEIYKKLEEAGRNLLKAIATYLELPEDYFEKYVINGNSILRAIHYFPIENPDAISPEAVRAGAHEDINLITLLIGASADGLEVLTKDNEWFPIRAKGKDIVVNVGDMLQRLTNNKLKSTTHRVVNPPRELMGTSRFSVPFFLHPKASMSLASLESCIDAEHPKAYEDYTAGQYLDERLREIGLKM, encoded by the coding sequence ATGGCATTAGTAAATATCCCAAGATTAGACTTAACGCACTATACCGCGGGTACAGCCGAGCAACGCGCTCAGTTTGTGCAAGATTTAGGCAAAGCCTTCAACGAAACAGGCTTTGTGACCATTGCCAATCACGGCCTCTCAGACGAACTGATCGATAGTCTTTATGACAGCGTAAAGAAATTCTTCGGACAACCTGAAGAAATAAAACGTAAATATGAATTCCCTGAATTAGCAGGACAACGCGGCTACACTTCCAAAGGAAGAGAGAAAGCCAAGGACTCGACGACCCCAGACTTAAAAGAATTCTGGCAACGCGGTCAAACCATTGTTGGTGAGGAATATTCTAAAGCTGATTTCCCGGACAACCCGGAGGTTGTGGAGCTTCCAGAGTTCAACGCAGCGACATCAGAGATTTATAAGAAACTGGAAGAAGCAGGTCGTAACTTATTGAAAGCAATAGCGACTTACCTGGAATTACCAGAAGATTACTTTGAAAAATATGTGATCAATGGAAACTCTATTCTTCGCGCTATCCACTACTTTCCGATTGAAAACCCCGATGCTATCTCTCCGGAGGCAGTTCGCGCAGGTGCTCACGAGGACATCAACTTGATTACCCTATTGATTGGCGCTAGTGCTGATGGTCTTGAGGTATTGACAAAAGACAACGAATGGTTTCCGATTCGTGCAAAAGGAAAAGATATTGTAGTAAACGTGGGTGATATGTTGCAACGTTTGACGAACAATAAACTAAAATCAACAACCCACCGTGTGGTAAACCCACCGAGAGAATTGATGGGCACTTCGCGTTTTTCAGTGCCATTCTTCTTGCACCCGAAAGCAAGCATGAGTTTAGCGAGCCTGGAATCTTGTATCGATGCGGAACACCCGAAAGCATACGAAGATTATACTGCAGGACAATATCTGGACGAAAGATTAAGAGAAATTGGATTGAAAATGTAA
- a CDS encoding outer membrane beta-barrel protein has protein sequence MNKLYKNIRYAVLGFCALALVSSASAQVQEAGKLSLDVEAGTKIGGAAPLSMPVEIREIKSFRPAMPFFVGAKANYAIDQHWGVRAGLILDGKGMKTEANVKGYKTTFNAAEDPSENVRGYYYGDISTNVENLYLTVPLQATYQFGEHWNVQAGPYISFAVMKKFYGEAIEGYMRDEEPTGEKIGINNTAYDFKNSIRNVDVGMSLGGKYSFAQRYYALAQFDYGFNSIMKTGFESISFNMHNIFMNIGVGMRVF, from the coding sequence ATGAATAAACTATATAAAAATATTAGATACGCAGTTTTAGGTTTTTGTGCGCTGGCATTGGTTAGCTCGGCTTCGGCGCAGGTTCAGGAAGCGGGTAAATTGAGTCTGGATGTTGAAGCAGGTACGAAGATTGGTGGTGCTGCTCCGTTGAGCATGCCGGTTGAAATTCGTGAGATCAAAAGTTTCCGTCCGGCGATGCCATTTTTTGTTGGCGCCAAAGCAAACTATGCGATCGATCAACATTGGGGCGTTCGTGCCGGTTTGATTTTGGATGGCAAGGGGATGAAGACAGAGGCGAATGTGAAAGGTTACAAAACAACCTTCAATGCGGCAGAGGATCCCTCGGAAAACGTGCGGGGATACTATTACGGTGATATCTCCACCAATGTAGAAAATCTGTATTTAACGGTTCCTTTGCAGGCGACTTATCAGTTTGGCGAGCATTGGAATGTGCAGGCTGGTCCTTATATTTCTTTTGCGGTCATGAAGAAATTCTACGGCGAGGCAATCGAGGGCTATATGCGTGATGAAGAGCCGACAGGTGAGAAGATCGGGATCAACAACACGGCCTATGATTTTAAGAACAGCATCAGAAACGTCGATGTCGGCATGAGTTTAGGTGGGAAATACAGCTTTGCTCAGCGCTACTATGCATTGGCTCAATTTGATTATGGTTTCAATAGCATCATGAAAACGGGCTTCGAAAGCATTAGTTTCAATATGCATAATATCTTCATGAATATAGGCGTGGGAATGCGCGTGTTTTAG
- a CDS encoding PCMD domain-containing protein produces the protein MMYSKLWLIPIGILLFLSSCIKDEAKNMEADIVSVNVPDSVINTKPIINNRNVVIYIKQGAIDLKKFAFEFELTPGAVSVPVSGSEQDFTAPVTYEVTSEDGKFTKTYHVSLIESSVPSAFDFELFGQDEKKKWIYFYEEVEGMQQSLWASGNSGFAFTAGNNPTEQSYPTQSTSDAKYVVSGKHALYLETKSTGFLGGLVKKPIAAGNLFIGSLFSKSIVEIETRFGLPYNKVPETFEGFYKYEPGAKVINAQGQTVNVTDECDIYAVFYDRVALMKGTANDAIYPGRTWLTDADVKDSPYIVAIAQVKELGKTAGDGMVKFSIPFEFKKEFNRAEVDAFRYNIAVVFSASKNGAVFQGAVGSKLIVDNVKINAK, from the coding sequence ATGATGTACTCAAAACTATGGCTGATTCCCATCGGGATTTTGCTTTTTCTGTCAAGTTGTATTAAAGACGAGGCCAAGAACATGGAAGCGGATATCGTTTCGGTGAATGTTCCTGACAGTGTGATCAACACAAAACCTATTATCAACAATCGAAATGTCGTAATCTACATTAAGCAGGGAGCGATCGACTTAAAGAAATTTGCATTCGAGTTTGAGCTGACGCCTGGTGCCGTTTCTGTGCCTGTTTCAGGTAGCGAACAGGACTTTACAGCACCCGTTACATATGAGGTTACCTCAGAGGATGGCAAGTTCACGAAGACTTACCATGTTTCCCTAATCGAATCGTCTGTGCCTTCGGCTTTTGACTTTGAGCTTTTCGGGCAGGATGAGAAGAAAAAATGGATTTATTTTTATGAAGAGGTGGAGGGGATGCAACAAAGCCTTTGGGCCTCGGGCAACTCGGGTTTCGCCTTTACGGCGGGCAACAACCCTACCGAACAATCTTACCCTACGCAGTCTACAAGCGATGCGAAATATGTTGTCAGTGGCAAACACGCTTTATACTTAGAAACAAAATCTACGGGATTCCTGGGTGGATTGGTGAAAAAACCGATTGCTGCGGGCAACCTGTTTATCGGTTCCTTGTTCAGCAAGTCTATTGTTGAAATCGAAACGCGTTTTGGTTTGCCATACAATAAGGTGCCGGAGACATTCGAAGGATTCTATAAATATGAGCCCGGCGCAAAGGTGATCAATGCGCAAGGGCAAACCGTCAATGTCACTGATGAGTGCGATATCTATGCGGTATTTTATGATCGCGTCGCACTGATGAAAGGCACTGCGAATGATGCTATCTATCCGGGACGTACCTGGTTAACGGATGCTGATGTAAAGGACAGTCCCTATATCGTCGCAATAGCTCAGGTTAAAGAACTTGGGAAAACCGCTGGTGATGGCATGGTGAAGTTTTCTATCCCATTTGAATTCAAGAAAGAATTTAATCGCGCGGAGGTTGATGCTTTCCGCTATAATATTGCTGTAGTGTTCTCTGCAAGTAAGAATGGTGCTGTTTTCCAAGGTGCAGTGGGTAGTAAATTAATTGTAGACAACGTAAAAATCAACGCGAAGTAA
- a CDS encoding MmcQ/YjbR family DNA-binding protein, with the protein MNIEELRDYCIVQKGTTEETPFGPDTLVFKVMGKVFLLVGLDQIEDLTFNVKCDPEYAVELREKYEHTVKPGYHMNKKHWNTVYANRQLPDAELYKLIQHSYDLIVQGLPKKSREELGS; encoded by the coding sequence ATGAATATTGAGGAGCTTCGCGATTATTGCATTGTACAAAAAGGAACGACGGAGGAAACGCCTTTTGGACCTGATACCTTAGTTTTTAAAGTCATGGGCAAAGTCTTTTTGCTAGTGGGTTTAGATCAGATTGAAGATTTAACATTCAATGTGAAGTGCGATCCGGAATATGCGGTGGAATTGCGCGAGAAATATGAGCATACTGTAAAACCGGGATACCATATGAACAAGAAGCATTGGAATACGGTGTATGCGAATCGGCAGCTACCGGACGCTGAACTTTACAAACTGATTCAGCATAGCTATGATTTGATTGTGCAGGGTCTTCCGAAAAAAAGTAGGGAAGAACTGGGGAGCTAA
- a CDS encoding thioredoxin family protein produces the protein MNFDEYQRYFADILENTEKYEVYHNDAEYLNYTKLNWSRMNRWVKKFEPSEEMKACIQRIKDEQHWIVITEPWCGDAAHSVAQIYNIVKDNPFIDLDIQLRDTEPFLIDEYLTNGGKSIPKLIIRNDVGHDKIIWGPRPAALQNLFEEMKAEGKPFPEIKEAIQRWYNDDKGVEIQKELQQALEAY, from the coding sequence ATGAATTTTGATGAATACCAGAGGTACTTCGCAGATATTTTAGAAAATACAGAAAAATACGAAGTCTACCACAATGATGCTGAGTACTTAAATTACACCAAGTTAAATTGGTCGAGAATGAACAGATGGGTAAAGAAATTCGAACCATCAGAAGAGATGAAAGCATGCATTCAGCGTATCAAAGATGAACAACATTGGATTGTGATCACCGAACCTTGGTGTGGTGATGCGGCACACTCCGTAGCCCAAATCTACAATATTGTCAAAGACAATCCATTTATCGATTTGGATATACAACTCCGCGACACCGAACCATTCCTGATTGATGAATACTTAACCAACGGTGGTAAATCCATCCCTAAGTTGATCATCCGCAACGATGTAGGCCATGACAAAATCATATGGGGCCCACGCCCTGCCGCGCTGCAAAACCTCTTCGAAGAGATGAAAGCCGAAGGAAAACCTTTCCCAGAAATTAAGGAAGCAATCCAACGTTGGTACAACGACGATAAAGGCGTAGAAATCCAAAAAGAATTGCAACAAGCTTTGGAAGCGTATTAG
- the dnaK gene encoding molecular chaperone DnaK, translating to MSKIIGIDLGTTNSCVAVMEGNEPVVIANNEGKRTTPSIVAFVDGGERKVGDPAKRQAITNPHKTVYSIKRFMGTSFDEAKNELSHVPYKVVKGDNNTPRVEIDDRKYTPQEISAMILQKMKKTAEDYLGQEVSRAVITVPAYFNDAQRQATKEAGEIAGLKVERIINEPTAAALAYGLDKANKDMKIAVFDCGGGTHDVSVLELGDGVFEVKSTDGDTHLGGDDFDNAIINWLAAEFADENNGFDLKKDAMALQRLKEAAEKAKIELSSTTSTEINLPYITADATGPKHLVRNLSRAKFESLVAPLVERTIEPCRTALKNAGYSTSDIDEVILVGGSTRIPAIQEAVKKFFGKEPSKGVNPDEVVALGAAIQGGVLTGEVKDVLLLDVTPLSLGIETMGGVMTKLIESNTTIPTRKSEVFSTASDNQPSVEIHVLQGERPMAAQNRTLGRFQLTDIPPAPRGIPQIEVVFDIDANGIIKVSAIDKATGKEQNIRIEASSGLSDEEVKRMKQEAEANAEADKKVKEEVDKLNAADALVFSTEKQLKEYGDKISADKKAPIEAGLEKLKAAHAAKNFEDIETASTELQNAWNAASEEMYAASQQGAGQEQAQGNAGQQANNGGNQGGADDVQDVDFEEVK from the coding sequence ATGTCAAAAATTATAGGAATCGACTTAGGAACTACCAACTCATGTGTTGCTGTAATGGAAGGTAACGAACCGGTAGTTATTGCAAACAACGAAGGGAAACGTACGACGCCTTCGATTGTAGCATTTGTAGATGGTGGCGAGCGTAAAGTTGGTGACCCTGCAAAGCGTCAAGCTATCACGAACCCACACAAAACGGTATATTCCATTAAACGTTTTATGGGTACCTCATTTGACGAGGCAAAAAATGAACTTTCTCATGTACCGTATAAAGTGGTAAAGGGCGACAACAATACACCACGTGTAGAAATTGACGACCGTAAATATACACCTCAAGAGATTTCGGCAATGATTCTTCAAAAGATGAAGAAAACTGCTGAAGACTACTTAGGGCAGGAAGTATCTCGCGCAGTAATTACTGTACCTGCATACTTTAACGATGCACAACGTCAAGCAACAAAAGAAGCTGGTGAGATTGCTGGTTTAAAAGTAGAACGTATTATTAACGAACCTACAGCAGCAGCTTTAGCTTACGGTCTTGACAAAGCAAACAAAGACATGAAAATCGCTGTGTTCGACTGTGGTGGTGGTACACATGACGTGTCGGTATTAGAATTAGGCGACGGTGTATTTGAAGTAAAATCTACTGATGGTGATACGCACTTAGGTGGTGATGACTTCGATAATGCAATCATCAACTGGTTAGCGGCAGAATTTGCTGACGAGAACAATGGCTTCGATTTGAAAAAAGACGCTATGGCATTGCAACGTTTGAAAGAAGCTGCAGAGAAAGCGAAGATTGAATTATCAAGCACAACCTCTACAGAGATCAACTTACCATATATCACTGCTGATGCAACAGGTCCTAAACACTTAGTTCGTAATTTATCACGTGCTAAATTCGAAAGCTTAGTTGCTCCATTGGTAGAGCGTACAATCGAGCCTTGCCGTACAGCATTGAAAAACGCTGGCTACAGCACTTCAGATATCGATGAGGTAATCTTAGTAGGTGGTTCTACACGTATCCCTGCAATCCAAGAAGCGGTTAAGAAATTCTTCGGAAAAGAGCCTTCAAAAGGTGTTAACCCTGACGAGGTTGTTGCATTAGGTGCTGCAATCCAAGGTGGTGTATTAACTGGTGAGGTTAAGGATGTATTGTTATTAGACGTTACTCCACTTTCATTAGGTATCGAAACAATGGGAGGTGTGATGACAAAATTAATCGAGTCTAACACAACAATCCCTACACGCAAATCGGAGGTATTCTCGACAGCGTCAGATAACCAACCATCCGTAGAGATCCATGTATTACAAGGTGAGCGCCCGATGGCTGCACAGAACCGTACATTAGGACGTTTCCAATTGACAGACATCCCTCCTGCTCCTCGTGGTATCCCTCAAATCGAAGTAGTATTCGACATCGATGCGAACGGTATCATCAAAGTATCGGCAATCGATAAAGCGACCGGTAAAGAGCAAAACATTCGTATCGAAGCTTCATCAGGTCTATCAGACGAGGAAGTAAAACGTATGAAACAAGAAGCAGAAGCGAACGCTGAAGCGGATAAAAAAGTAAAAGAAGAAGTTGATAAGTTGAACGCTGCTGATGCATTGGTATTCTCTACAGAGAAACAACTGAAAGAATACGGTGACAAGATCTCAGCAGACAAGAAAGCACCTATCGAAGCAGGTTTAGAGAAATTGAAAGCTGCTCACGCTGCTAAAAACTTTGAAGACATCGAAACTGCATCTACTGAGCTACAAAACGCTTGGAACGCAGCATCTGAAGAGATGTATGCAGCATCACAACAAGGCGCAGGCCAAGAGCAAGCGCAAGGCAATGCCGGACAACAAGCCAACAATGGCGGAAACCAAGGCGGCGCAGATGATGTGCAAGATGTAGACTTTGAAGAAGTGAAATAA
- a CDS encoding TIGR02117 family protein, whose translation MKRFMLTILYILIGLIAFAALYFGADALLSRIPSPKSQSLSLPLEIDAYVLSNGVHTDIVLPIKDDLQDWTTVFPIENTKGRNSDQRYISIGWGDKGFYLNTPEWKDLTLKTALIAGFGIGETALHITYYKQMVENELCYKITIDRSQYKALRDYILAALDTDSDGKPILIQTNAQYGQDDAFYEAKGAYNLFFSCNTWTNKALKKANMPSGIWTVFDKGILRHFRE comes from the coding sequence ATGAAGCGTTTTATGCTAACTATCCTCTATATCCTAATTGGTCTGATTGCATTCGCAGCGCTCTATTTTGGAGCCGACGCTCTGCTATCGCGTATTCCATCACCCAAGTCACAAAGCTTATCCCTCCCGCTAGAAATCGATGCCTATGTTCTTTCCAATGGCGTACATACCGATATCGTCTTGCCGATTAAAGATGATCTACAAGACTGGACGACGGTATTTCCAATCGAGAATACAAAAGGTAGAAACTCCGATCAACGATATATTTCCATAGGCTGGGGCGACAAAGGATTCTACCTCAATACCCCCGAATGGAAAGATCTAACCCTTAAAACAGCCCTCATCGCCGGCTTCGGCATAGGGGAGACCGCATTGCACATCACCTATTACAAGCAGATGGTTGAAAATGAGCTTTGCTATAAAATAACCATCGATCGCTCCCAATACAAAGCCCTGCGAGACTACATCCTCGCGGCACTAGACACAGATTCTGACGGAAAACCAATCCTCATCCAAACAAATGCCCAATACGGCCAAGACGACGCCTTCTACGAAGCCAAAGGCGCCTACAACCTGTTCTTCTCCTGCAACACATGGACCAACAAAGCCCTCAAAAAAGCAAATATGCCGAGCGGCATCTGGACAGTATTTGATAAAGGAATTTTGAGGCATTTTAGGGAGTAG
- a CDS encoding sugar phosphate nucleotidyltransferase, with product MGKPTLVVLAAGMASRYGSLKQVDGFGPHGETIIDYSIYDAIRAGFGKVVFIIREEFEQVMREKFDKKLSGKIEVDYAFQDFNLKKFGIDREIERTKPWGTAHAVMSAKDKVDGPFCVINADDFYGYDAFKKMADFLTNDVNDTHMSLMGFELGNTMSDYGYVSRGVCEVNAEGHMDSVTERVNIFYKTDDAGNKRIVYEENGVETELPADTRVSMNFWGFTPKVFDIALSLFPQFVEDNGDNPKSEFFIPTIPDYMVKEGLADYRVIPTSSKWFGVTYVEDKPIVQESISKLVADGVYPEKLF from the coding sequence ATGGGAAAACCTACTTTGGTAGTTCTGGCAGCAGGAATGGCTAGCCGCTATGGTTCATTAAAGCAAGTAGACGGATTCGGACCACACGGCGAAACGATCATTGATTACTCCATTTATGATGCTATTAGAGCCGGTTTTGGGAAAGTAGTATTTATTATTCGCGAAGAATTTGAGCAAGTGATGCGCGAAAAATTCGACAAGAAATTAAGTGGCAAAATCGAAGTAGATTATGCCTTCCAAGATTTCAATTTAAAGAAATTTGGCATAGACCGCGAAATTGAACGCACAAAACCTTGGGGAACTGCCCATGCGGTAATGAGCGCTAAAGATAAAGTAGATGGCCCTTTCTGTGTGATCAACGCAGATGACTTCTACGGCTATGATGCCTTCAAAAAAATGGCAGACTTCCTAACAAACGATGTCAATGATACCCACATGTCTTTAATGGGCTTTGAATTAGGAAACACCATGTCAGATTACGGATATGTATCCAGAGGTGTTTGTGAAGTCAATGCTGAAGGACATATGGACTCTGTTACAGAGCGTGTGAATATTTTCTATAAAACTGACGACGCTGGCAACAAGAGAATCGTTTATGAGGAAAACGGAGTAGAAACGGAATTACCTGCCGATACGCGTGTATCCATGAACTTCTGGGGATTTACTCCAAAAGTGTTTGATATTGCTTTATCTTTGTTCCCTCAGTTTGTAGAAGACAATGGCGATAATCCGAAATCAGAATTCTTTATCCCTACCATCCCGGATTATATGGTAAAAGAAGGATTAGCAGATTACCGCGTGATTCCTACTTCTTCGAAATGGTTCGGTGTAACATACGTTGAAGATAAGCCAATCGTTCAAGAGAGCATCTCTAAGTTGGTTGCGGACGGTGTTTATCCCGAAAAACTATTCTAA
- a CDS encoding helicase HerA-like domain-containing protein, with protein sequence MITQPFIDKITASYSPKGPFIQLGSGILEGEVVTDAKVNLALKMMNRHGLIAGATGTGKTRTLQLMAEQLSDAGVPVLMLDVKGDLSGLAEPGKTNDALIERGNAVGIPFEPSSFPIELFSLSGKLGAPMRVTVEDFGPVLLSRILDLNDTQSGVLSAIFKYADDNQLPIVDFQDLKKLLSYLSEGPGAEEIKADYGKISSASASTILRKIVAIEQQGLEHIFGEKEFDINDLFGKVDGKGVITLLNISDIQDQPLLFSTFLLSLLAQLFKHLPEVGDLDKPKLVFFFDEAHLLFNDASKAFLTQIEQIVRLIRSKGIGVFFCTQAATDIPESVLGQLGNRIQHALRAFTPNDAENLRKTVKTYPRSDFYEIDKVLTSLGTGQALVTVLNDKGIPTEVVATHLVPARAVMGPCSPQLYSELVNGSDYAGKYQERVERRTAAEIIDERMAQFEQQQATEAARKEQEKASKSRSSSSSRRQTPLEAAQNQASRTLAREGSKLLGKIATGILNAIFKKK encoded by the coding sequence ATGATAACACAACCGTTTATCGATAAAATTACCGCTTCTTATAGCCCTAAAGGCCCATTTATACAACTAGGATCAGGTATCCTAGAAGGAGAGGTTGTTACAGATGCCAAAGTAAATTTGGCGCTAAAGATGATGAACCGACACGGTTTAATTGCCGGTGCAACCGGAACCGGTAAAACCAGAACACTACAATTGATGGCAGAGCAGCTTTCCGATGCGGGTGTTCCAGTTTTAATGCTCGACGTTAAAGGCGACCTCTCGGGGTTAGCAGAACCCGGAAAAACAAACGATGCGCTCATAGAACGCGGAAATGCCGTGGGCATTCCTTTCGAACCTTCCAGCTTTCCGATTGAATTATTTTCATTAAGTGGCAAGCTTGGTGCTCCGATGCGTGTTACTGTTGAAGACTTTGGCCCAGTGCTCTTGTCTAGAATCCTCGACTTGAATGATACCCAGTCGGGTGTTCTGAGTGCTATATTCAAATATGCCGACGACAATCAATTGCCGATTGTAGACTTTCAAGATCTAAAGAAATTGCTGAGTTACCTCTCTGAAGGACCCGGCGCCGAGGAGATCAAAGCCGATTACGGAAAGATCAGCTCAGCATCGGCGAGCACTATTCTCCGGAAGATTGTCGCTATTGAGCAGCAAGGTCTGGAACATATTTTCGGAGAGAAAGAGTTCGACATCAACGATCTATTTGGAAAGGTTGATGGAAAAGGAGTCATTACACTCTTGAATATTTCCGATATACAAGATCAGCCGCTGTTGTTCTCTACCTTCCTGTTAAGTTTGCTGGCGCAGCTCTTTAAACATCTGCCGGAAGTCGGTGACCTCGATAAACCCAAATTAGTCTTCTTCTTCGACGAAGCCCATTTGCTGTTTAACGACGCCTCTAAGGCATTCTTAACTCAGATTGAGCAGATTGTTCGGTTAATACGCTCAAAAGGCATAGGCGTCTTCTTTTGTACCCAAGCAGCGACGGATATCCCAGAGAGTGTATTAGGACAGCTGGGAAATCGCATTCAACACGCTTTACGTGCTTTTACTCCAAATGATGCAGAGAACCTTCGCAAAACGGTAAAAACTTACCCAAGATCTGATTTCTATGAAATCGATAAGGTGTTGACTTCCTTAGGTACCGGTCAAGCATTAGTAACTGTATTGAACGACAAGGGTATCCCTACGGAAGTCGTAGCGACCCATCTAGTGCCTGCAAGAGCGGTAATGGGACCATGCAGCCCGCAATTGTATAGCGAGCTAGTTAATGGTTCTGATTATGCAGGGAAATACCAGGAGCGCGTTGAACGTCGTACGGCAGCGGAGATTATAGACGAGCGTATGGCGCAGTTCGAACAGCAGCAGGCAACGGAGGCGGCCCGCAAAGAGCAGGAGAAAGCAAGCAAGTCTAGGTCATCATCTAGCTCCAGAAGGCAAACCCCACTAGAAGCAGCACAAAACCAAGCTTCCCGAACATTAGCGCGAGAGGGCTCCAAGTTATTAGGGAAGATAGCAACGGGAATCCTAAACGCGATCTTCAAAAAGAAATAG
- a CDS encoding SulP family inorganic anion transporter gives MLGTRLSAFLKLSKRDLKYDFPASIVVFLVALPLCLGIAMASGAPLFAGVLTGIIGGIVVASISGSALSVSGPAAGLTVIVLGAITQLGAYETFLLAVMLAGVIQLVLGVIKAGMIGNYFPSSVILGMLAAIGITIILKQIPLAFGMTETHAFEVEDGGGIAAFTNTIFSSVNWGATIICLLSLAVLIFWPNIKKLNKIPAPLIVVILGVGLGFVFQGTSLALNPDHFVSIPVVSSFAEFKGLFIFPDFTQIVNQEVWVVAFTIAIIASLETLLSIEAVDKIDPFKRNSPTNRELVAQGIGNMTSGLLGGLPMTSVIVRSSANANSGGRTRQSAILHGLWLLVALLAIPSIINLIPLAGLAAILLHTGFKLAKPALFKQIYKKGLDQFIPFFVTVAAVVFTDLLTGVGIGIVVATFYILKANMTNAYQFNIIQKEDTDTAVLTLAEEVTFLNKAPIQQKLYNLPKGVKSVVIDGQKSKFIDKDVIDVIKDFEQNALSKGLEIELNDVNYKKKSFNGNFRLKKQKLQKVV, from the coding sequence ATGTTAGGAACACGTTTGTCTGCTTTTCTTAAATTATCGAAGAGAGACTTAAAATATGACTTCCCCGCAAGTATTGTAGTATTTTTAGTGGCATTGCCACTCTGTTTAGGAATTGCCATGGCCTCCGGAGCACCTCTTTTTGCGGGTGTTTTAACAGGAATTATTGGTGGTATTGTTGTCGCATCGATCTCCGGATCGGCACTAAGTGTTAGTGGTCCTGCGGCAGGATTGACGGTTATTGTATTAGGTGCAATCACGCAATTAGGCGCTTACGAAACATTTTTGCTAGCTGTGATGTTAGCGGGTGTTATACAATTAGTCTTAGGAGTGATTAAAGCAGGTATGATCGGAAACTATTTCCCTTCTTCGGTTATCCTAGGGATGCTTGCAGCAATCGGTATTACGATTATCCTGAAGCAGATTCCATTGGCATTTGGTATGACCGAAACACATGCTTTCGAAGTGGAAGATGGCGGCGGGATAGCTGCTTTCACAAACACCATATTCTCTAGCGTGAACTGGGGAGCAACCATCATCTGTTTATTATCGCTAGCCGTATTAATTTTTTGGCCAAATATCAAGAAGCTGAACAAGATTCCTGCGCCGCTAATCGTGGTAATCTTAGGTGTTGGTTTAGGTTTTGTATTCCAAGGAACTTCGCTTGCATTGAATCCAGATCACTTTGTGTCTATTCCGGTCGTATCGTCATTTGCTGAATTCAAGGGTTTATTTATCTTCCCTGACTTTACGCAGATTGTTAATCAAGAAGTGTGGGTAGTAGCATTCACAATCGCAATTATTGCGAGTTTAGAGACGCTATTGAGTATCGAAGCGGTTGACAAGATTGACCCTTTCAAGCGTAATTCACCAACAAATAGAGAGTTGGTAGCTCAAGGTATTGGAAATATGACGAGTGGTTTATTAGGAGGTTTACCAATGACTTCAGTTATCGTGAGATCTTCTGCGAATGCCAACTCCGGTGGACGTACGAGACAATCGGCAATTCTTCATGGTCTATGGTTATTGGTTGCTTTGTTAGCCATTCCATCGATCATCAACTTGATTCCATTGGCTGGTCTAGCGGCAATTTTATTGCATACAGGTTTTAAATTAGCAAAACCTGCTTTGTTCAAACAGATCTACAAAAAGGGATTGGATCAATTTATTCCATTCTTCGTCACAGTAGCAGCGGTAGTATTTACCGATTTGTTAACAGGTGTAGGTATTGGTATCGTGGTAGCAACTTTCTATATTTTGAAGGCGAACATGACGAATGCTTATCAATTCAATATCATCCAGAAGGAAGATACTGACACTGCGGTTCTAACGCTTGCTGAGGAAGTGACATTCTTAAACAAAGCGCCTATACAACAGAAGTTATACAACCTACCAAAGGGTGTTAAGTCGGTGGTCATCGATGGGCAGAAAAGTAAATTTATTGACAAAGATGTTATTGACGTAATCAAAGATTTCGAACAAAATGCTTTGAGCAAGGGCTTGGAAATCGAGCTAAACGATGTAAATTACAAGAAGAAGTCCTTCAATGGTAATTTTCGCTTAAAAAAACAAAAACTTCAAAAAGTAGTTTAA